One Silene latifolia isolate original U9 population chromosome 4, ASM4854445v1, whole genome shotgun sequence DNA segment encodes these proteins:
- the LOC141652920 gene encoding putative lysine-specific demethylase JMJ16, with the protein MVTESINLGTKRCREEEKLPDLSSFALKRVDVIKDAMIHKRHRNLDISSLLNPSADDIEGMRRNLKLQSRPWIVYDNLQREGKSEDDHFNKSLPSDVCLPKGVIRGCSECSDCQKVTAKWDPAAACTYDLKEAPVFHPSYEELNDTAKYVDSIRKQVEPYGFCRIVPPPSWKFPCFLEEDDIWQNFRFTPQMQRVTELHNHLSHTKTPADNDIKEIKRRKLDRESSDGCAANFSSGECHEAESLKLEPCPKFTLIGFKRQADYFKQCYFSRLPEVLTTNLKQDPSEEDIEGEYWRIVEKPTENIEVLYATGNFGHGSSDPNNTELGFESLNRPASGWNLNCISSLPGSLLLFEKSDLSGSLGPQLHIGMCFSSSPWDVQEHCLYKLHYLHLGAPRIWYGISGDDAHEFEAATRKHTPKSLEKHLKLFHKPGSHLSPGTLESEGIPVYRCIQRPGDFMLFLPRAYHSGFDCGFNCSTSTVFAPLVWLPYGLASTELYRESKRKTSISYDKLLLRAANEVVKARWEHIVKGPKSSIVTTWIKASGKDGVITKALRARVSSEARCREYVSPASQSKKMDKSFDASGHKKECSFCYYDLYLSAAICSCNPNKYSCLLHAKLLCSCPWIEKLFLFRYQIDELSLLLEAVEGKITAMRYWRRENLRSPLEWDNPNQVENGLFENPSSACEASNIRAVSLEKNQDFGSNIQWEDKKPAPEELFSEDFEAKAMKFILKNSGDDRNSSSSSDWDIDACIADLESRKMELASSASSQEALPSGKSISLNHYLS; encoded by the exons ATGGTGACGGAAAGCATCAATCTTGGTACCAAGAGGTGTCGAGAAGAGGAGAAGCTTCCTGACCTTTCGAGTTTTGCTTTGAAGAGAGTGGACGTTATTAAAGATGCAATGATCCACAAAAGGCACCGTAATTTGGATATATCTTCTCTGCTAAACCCGTCTGCTGATGACATTGAAGGCATGAGGAGGAACTTGAAGCTCCAATCTAGACCTTGGATAGTTTACGACAACTTACAAAGGGAAGGGAAATCAGAGGATGACCATTTTAACAAG AGCTTGCCTTCTGATGTTTGCCTTCCAAAGGGTGTGATTAGGGGATGCTCAGAATGCAGTGATTGTCAAAAG GTTACGGCCAAGTGGGATCCAGCTGCAGCATGCACCTATGATCTCAAAGAAGCACCTGTATTTCATCCTAGCTACGAG GAATTAAATGACACGGCGAAGTACGTAGACAGCATACGTAAACAAGTGGAGCCTTATGGGTTTTGCCGTATTGTACCTCCGCCTTCGTGGAAATTCCCTTGCTTCCTTGAGGAAGACGACATTTGGCAAAACTTTAGAtttactccacaaatgcaaagagTTACTGAACTACATAATCACCTTTCCCATACAAAAACACCTGCTGACAATGACATAAAAgaaatcaaaagaagaaagttggACCGTGAGTCTAGCGACGGTTGTGCAGCAAATTTTAGCTCTGGTGAATGCCATGAGGCTGAGAGCTTGAAATTGGAACCGTGCCCTAAGTTTACACTCATAGGTTTCAAGAGACAAGCCGATTATTTTAAACAATGCTATTTTTCCAGACTCCCTGAGGTTCTAACAACGAATCTAAAACAGGATCCGTCTGAGGAGGATATTGAAGGTGAATATTGGCGTATTGTTGAAAAGCCTACTGAAAATATAGAA GTGCTTTATGCGACTGGAAATTTTGGACATGGATCTTCAGACCCAAATAACACTGAGCTGGGATTTGAATCTCTGAATAGACCTGCTTCAGGTTGGAACCTAAATTGCATCTCCAGTTTGCCCGGTTCCTTGCTCTTGTTTGAGAAATCAGATTTGTCTGGTAGTCTTGGACCTCAGCTACATATTGGAATGTGCTTTTCGTCTTCTCCTTGG GATGTTCAGGAGCATTGCTTGTACAAGTTGCACTATTTGCACCTAGGTGCTCCCAGAATATGGTATGGCATATCTGGAGATGATGCACATGAATTTGAAGCCGCTACAAGGAAGCACACTCCTAAATCATTGGAAAAACATTTGAAGTTATTTCATAAGCCG GGATCTCACCTATCTCCTGGAACTTTGGAATCTGAGGGCATTCCAGTTTATCGTTGCATCCAGCGTCCTGGGGACTTCATGCTATTTCTTCCAAGGGCATATCACTCAGGTTTTGATTGTGGATTCAATTGTTCCACATCAACAGTTTTTGCCCCCTTAGTCTGGCTTCCCTATGGGCTGGCTTCCACTGAGCTTTATCGTGAGAGTAAAAGGAAGACATCAATCTCTTATGATAAATTGCTATTGAGAGCAGCTAATGAAGTTGTCAAAGCCAGATGGGAACATATAGTGAAAGGTCCGAAATCATCAATTGTTACGACTTGGATAAAAGCATCCGGGAAGGACGGCGTCATAACAAAAGCTCTGAGG GCAAGAGTTAGTTCTGAAGCAAGGTGCAGGGAATATGTTTCACCCGCTTCACAATCGAAGAAGATGGACAAATCCTTTGATGCCAGTGGGCATAAAAAGGAGTGCAGTTTCTGCTATTATGATTTATATTTGTCAGCTGCAATCTGTTCATGCAACCCGAACAAGTATTCATGCCTTCTTCATGCAAAGCTTCTCTGTTCTTGCCCCTGGATTGAAAAACTTTTTCTATTTCGATATCAGATCGACGAGTTGAGTCTCCTTCTGGAAGCTGTAGAAGGTAAGATAACTGCTATGCGATATTGGCGTAGGGAAAATCTAAGGTCGCCCCTAGAATGGGATAAcccaaatcaagttgaaaacgGGTTATTTGAGAACCCCTCTTCTGCTTGTGAGGCATCTAATATAAGAGCCGTCTCTCTTGAAAAAAATCAAGATTTTGGATCAAATATTCAATGGGAGGACAAGAAACCGGCTCCTGAAGAGTTGTTTTCAGAGGATTTCGAGGCTAAAGCAATGAAGTTCATTTTGAAAAATTCTGGTGATGATAGGAATTCATCATCGTCCTCTGATTGGGATATTGACGCATGTATTGCTGATCTAGAATCTCGGAAAATGGAGTTGGCGTCTTCAGCCTCTAGCCAAGAAGCTCTGCCATCAGGAAAAAGCATATCACTGAATCATTATTTATCTTAG
- the LOC141652921 gene encoding uncharacterized protein LOC141652921, with the protein MDDKPGPSSAERKRKRVTETLHDSLAVAATVAAAVDDVATADIDEDVDDDDDVLSLEKSLTFSDTLVALRMMRAQFPKLDKVSVLPFILRSQLYSSVKDRTQVDRDLETLKRDGVLRVFKLNTGQDDHAIMFLDDYIQQIDCVLKKMESNKEGDFAVFGWFKKHVIMSKLEPSISHQELWSLLSVGGRVKDNHISLLINAGVLIRQLIDQSMYWFAIPNIGSILKGLSQGRKELLSFLNRRKYKEMMLAPLEKKRLRFSPLDVRFHLRDLIGSGHLRTVHTPSGLLVRAVKD; encoded by the exons ATGGACGACAAACCAGGCCCATCCTCCGCCGAGAGGAAACGTAAACGCGTCACTGAAACTCTGCACGACTCACTCGCCGTCGCCGCTACCGTTGCTGCCGCCGTCGACGACGTCGCCACCGCCGACATCGACGAGGACGTGGACGATGACGACGATGTTCTATCTCTGGAGAAGAGTCTCACTTTTAGCGACACTTTGGTCGCGCTTCGAATGATGCGCGCTCAATTCCCCAAGCTTGATAAG GTTTCAGTGTTGCCCTTTATTTTACGTTCCCAGTTGTATAGCAGTGTAAAGGATCGGACACAGGTTGACCGAGATCTTGAG ACATTGAAGAGAGATGGAGTCCTGAGGGTTTTCAAACTCAATACTGGGCAAGATGATCATGCAATTATGTTTCTTGATGACTATATACAACAG ATAGATTGTGTTCTGAAGAAAATGGAGTCTAATAAGGAAGGTGATTTTGCTGTTTTCGGTTGGTTCAAGAAACATGTAATTATGTCCAAGCTGGAGCCGAGCATTTCACATCAAGAACTT TGGTCACTACTATCAGTGGGAGGGAGAGTCAAAGATAATCACATCTCTCTCTTGATTAATGCAGGAGTTCTT ATTCGACAACTTATTGATCAAAGCATGTACTGGTTTGCAATTCCAAATATCGGTTCGATCCTTAAGGGTCTCTCTCAG GGAAGAAAGGAATTGCTATcatttttgaaccgtagaaagtACAAGGAGATGATGTTGGCTCCACTAGAAAAGAAGCGTCTTCGTTTCTCCCCACTTGATGTGCGATTTCATCTTCGTGATTTAATAGGCTCTGGTCACCTCCGAACTGTTCATACACCTTCTGGCTTACTTGTACGAGCAGTAAAGGACTAG
- the LOC141652057 gene encoding putative E3 ubiquitin-protein ligase XBAT35, with protein sequence MGQKQSKDRLLYQYVVNGDIGGIQFLSKQGASLEWKDKQGKTPLIVAAKDPGLYDVAKTLIELGANVNAFCKGSHGGTPLHYAAKEGIERTVALLLLHGANAFVKNHENRTPLDVARKNGRNLVVREIEGRICYFSGYIRETFGPGFSDATSLQMSSRVIWVVVVPRSLHKPPKRPELELVIYSTPQDAEPRRIVLLRKSKIKEPRFDQPSPAMNILDKRTGIRYKFSPVSYSDKQQLRRLYNACKGISQVKPASAQMGVEPWDSSVQNSEPPRNSWDHTISSPTTWRTPTRPSPPMTPINNPWAQESPRIMKNIPGSWSAPHLSPLHTDIRHSETIVPSAPPLVPDTETVQISGKDVAGSSSSCVVCWEAPVEAACVPCGHVSSCLSCLQEIKSKNGVCPVCRAHIDQVMKLYGI encoded by the exons ATGGGGCAGAAACAATCCAAAGATCGTCTGTTGTATCAATACGTTGTTAATGGTGATATTGGAGGCATACAATTTCTTTCCAAACAAGGTGCTAGCCTTGAG tggaaagaTAAACAAGGGAAAACACCACTTATCGTCGCAGCAAAAGATCCAGGACTGTATGATGTTGCGAAAACTTTAATTGAGTTAGGTGCTAATGTCAATGCATTTTGTAAAG GTAGTCATGGAGGAACGCCTCTTCATTATGCAGCAAAAGAAGGGATTGAACGTACTGTTGCATTACTTCTATTACACGGTG CAAATGCGTTTGTCAAAAATCACGAAAACCGAACACCACTTGATGTTGCCAGGAAAAATGGGCGTAATCTTGTTGTCCGTGAGATTGAG GGACGCATTTGTTATTTTTCCGGGTACATTCGTGAAACATTTGGACCAGGCTTTTCTGATGCAACATCTCTTCAGATGTCCTCAAGAGTAAT TTGGGTTGTGGTGGTGCCTCGCAGTCTCCACAAACCACCCAAGCGTCCTGAATTGGAGTTGGTTATCTACTCAACTCCTCAG GATGCTGAGCCGCGCAGGATTGTGCTTCTGAGAAAATCTAAGATCAAGGAGCCGAGATTTGATCAACCTAGCCCTGCCATGAACATTTTAGACAAACGGACTG GTATTCGATATAAGTTTTCGCCTGTGAGCTACAGTGATAAGCAGCAACTTCGAAGGCTGTACAATGCTTGCAAAGGCATCTCTCAG GTAAAACCAGCATCAGCACAAATGGGTGTTGAACCATGGGATTCATCAGTACAAAATTCAGAACCACCTCGAAACAGTTGGGATCATACAATCAGCAGTCCTACTACCTGGAGGACACCAACTAGACCATCACCTCCTATGACACCCATCAACAATCCATGGGCCCAGGAATCGCCTCGGATAATGAAAAACATTCCTGGATCTTGGTCTGCTCCACATTTATCTCCACTGCACACTGATATCAGACATTCTGAAACCATTGTTCCATCAGCTCCTCCTTTAGTTCCTGATACAGAAACAGTTCAGATTTCTGGTAAAGATGTAGCGGGATCGTCGTCATCATGTGTAGTATGTTGGGAAGCTCCAGTTGAAGCAGCATGTGTTCCATGTGGGCATGTTTCTAGTTGCTTGTCTTGCTTACAGGAGATTAAGAGCAAGAATGGGGTTTGCCCTGTTTGTCGGGCGCATATTGATCAAGTTATGAAACTGTATGGTATCTGA